The Labrus mixtus chromosome 16, fLabMix1.1, whole genome shotgun sequence genome window below encodes:
- the tnfa gene encoding tumor necrosis factor a (TNF superfamily, member 2) → MPAECKVMLDSDSDSEKQTSSCRLTTALLIFTLCLAAAAAAVLLFNKQHQEPRGDEDSFDLHHTLRQISNVRAAIHLEGHYNPMRKNSVEWKPQVDQFHSQGGFELDHNEIVIPQGGLYFVYSQASFRVSCSSGEDDLSSHNSLVHLSHTVKRSSSTYESDDKNRKYETILHSIRTACQKTSSSDPDQEGKWFSAVYMGAVFNLSQGDRLRTVMEERMLQDLEDEPGKTFFGVFAL, encoded by the exons ATGCCCGCTGAGTGTAAAGTGATGCTGGACTCGGACTCAGACTCAGAGAAACAGACGTCGAGCTGCAGGCTGACCACGGCTCTGCTCATCTTCACGCTCTgcctcgctgctgctgctgctgccgtcctcctcttcaacaaacAGCACCAG GAACCACGAGGAGATGAAGACAGTTTCG atCTTCATCACACGCTGAGGCAGATTTCAAATGTGAGAGCAGCCATTCATTTAGAag gaCACTACAACCCCATGAGGAAGAATTCAGTGGAGTGGAAACCTCAGGTGGACCAGTTTCACTCTCAGGGAGGATTCGAACTAGACCACAACGAGATCGTGATCCCTCAGGGAGGACTCTACTTCGTCTACAGCCAGGCCTCGTTCAGGGTCAGCTGCAGCAGTGGAGAAGATGACTTGTCCTCCCACAATAGTCTGGTTCACCTGAGCCACACGGTGAAGCGCTCGTCCAGCACATACGAGAGCGATGACAAGAACAGGAAGTACGAGACCATCCTGCACTCGATCCGCACCGCCTGCCAGAAGACGAGCAGCAGCGACCCCGATCAGGAGGGCAAATGGTTCTCAGCGGTGTACATGGGAGCGGTGTTCAACCTGAGCCAAGGGGACCGGCTGCGGACggtgatggaggagaggatgcTGCAGGACCTGGAGGACGAGCCGGGGAAGACTTTCTTTGGAGTGTTTGCTCTGTGA